One Photobacterium sp. TY1-4 genomic window carries:
- a CDS encoding TonB-dependent receptor yields MYRHSFLLSPITLAIIAATISPIATAQSTYQEIMIIESTKQDIPLERVDNSVLIKTGEELEKAGIHEVKDLEKAFPGLMIQTRGNRTYANTTVRGVSSPDYYSPTISIYVDGVLQDSAFLTQQLLNVEQVELLRGPQGTLYGGNAQGGVINITTKKATDETVASAGVTYSNRSQQLDGSAAVAISETTYADVAIRSLKDEGNIRHIPSNTDDANETEDFSGTARFHYLPEQSPLSLTFSVSSAHLDSHEEWYLTQEEYNNKATSQDIPELKRVVNSYALNVGYDLGATQLTSITAYQNRNVDRQFVGGKWVEDQNTFSQEVRANTQFNDDLSTLVGGYYENRRFDVNTGAQNDIKTDTYALFGQATYALTQSVDLTGGLRASRFASESDFGGNSAWMIDSYQSDKSESVVSPKAALGWQVDEDSRIFASITSGYRPGSFSPVPRSSGDTNGYDAEKSLNGELGWRTILLDHTLHFSGALYWIDTKDIQLYTGNPNSQVLTNMGDAQSKGIELDLAYYPTDDLTLTLGATFGQSTFESGNNGIQGNTLPYAPDTTAVAGLEYYLPQTWVDGDISIITNARYTSKIYFDENNTVAQDGYTLVDLAIQYAINDNLSLRLFSHNLTDKEYVTYAYTRSNTRYSNYGTAREVGLNMKLEW; encoded by the coding sequence ATGTACAGGCACAGTTTCTTACTTTCTCCCATCACATTAGCCATTATTGCCGCCACCATCAGCCCGATTGCAACGGCTCAAAGTACGTATCAGGAAATCATGATCATCGAGTCCACTAAGCAGGATATTCCTCTGGAGCGCGTCGATAATTCAGTGTTGATTAAAACTGGTGAAGAGCTTGAGAAAGCGGGGATCCACGAAGTGAAAGATTTAGAGAAAGCATTTCCGGGGCTGATGATTCAGACACGAGGTAACCGCACGTATGCCAATACAACCGTACGAGGCGTTAGCTCACCCGACTATTATTCACCCACAATCAGTATCTACGTTGATGGTGTACTGCAAGACAGTGCATTCCTCACCCAGCAGTTATTGAACGTAGAACAAGTCGAATTACTCAGAGGTCCTCAAGGCACGCTATACGGAGGCAATGCTCAAGGTGGTGTCATCAACATTACGACAAAAAAGGCTACCGATGAGACCGTAGCTTCAGCAGGTGTTACCTACAGCAATCGAAGTCAACAGCTTGATGGCTCAGCCGCCGTCGCGATTAGCGAAACAACCTATGCTGATGTTGCAATCCGCTCATTAAAAGACGAAGGAAACATTCGTCATATTCCAAGCAATACGGATGATGCCAATGAAACCGAAGACTTTAGCGGTACTGCCCGATTCCACTATCTGCCTGAGCAATCACCACTCTCCCTCACCTTTTCAGTATCTTCTGCGCACTTAGACAGCCATGAAGAGTGGTATTTAACTCAAGAAGAATATAACAACAAGGCGACCAGCCAAGACATCCCTGAACTTAAACGTGTCGTCAATAGCTATGCTTTAAATGTGGGTTACGATCTTGGGGCTACCCAGTTAACCAGTATCACGGCGTACCAGAATCGCAACGTTGACCGTCAGTTTGTCGGTGGAAAATGGGTGGAAGACCAAAACACCTTCAGCCAAGAGGTACGCGCTAACACCCAATTCAACGATGACCTTTCAACATTAGTTGGTGGCTACTACGAAAATCGGCGCTTTGATGTTAACACGGGTGCTCAGAATGACATCAAGACCGATACCTATGCTCTATTTGGCCAAGCGACTTATGCGCTAACACAAAGTGTCGACCTCACTGGCGGATTACGCGCATCAAGATTCGCTTCTGAGTCCGACTTTGGCGGTAACTCCGCTTGGATGATTGACAGTTACCAATCGGACAAGTCGGAAAGTGTGGTTTCACCAAAAGCGGCGCTTGGCTGGCAAGTGGATGAAGATTCAAGAATATTTGCCTCAATAACCAGCGGTTACAGACCTGGTAGCTTTAGTCCAGTTCCACGCAGCTCAGGCGATACCAATGGCTATGATGCAGAGAAATCTCTAAATGGTGAATTGGGGTGGCGAACCATCTTGCTCGATCATACCCTACACTTTAGTGGCGCTCTATACTGGATCGACACAAAAGATATTCAATTGTACACGGGCAACCCCAACAGTCAGGTCCTAACCAATATGGGCGATGCTCAAAGTAAAGGAATTGAACTCGACCTTGCTTACTACCCAACAGATGATCTGACTCTGACACTAGGTGCCACCTTCGGTCAGTCGACATTCGAATCGGGCAACAATGGTATTCAAGGCAACACTCTGCCTTATGCACCGGATACAACCGCTGTAGCTGGGCTTGAGTATTACTTGCCTCAAACGTGGGTAGACGGCGACATTTCAATCATTACCAACGCACGATACACCTCAAAAATCTACTTTGATGAAAACAACACGGTGGCACAAGACGGATATACTCTGGTCGACTTAGCTATTCAGTATGCCATCAATGACAACCTCTCTCTGCGCTTGTTCAGTCATAACTTGACCGACAAAGAGTACGTCACCTATGCGTACACTCGAAGCAACACGCGCTACAGCAACTACGGTACAGCGCGAGAGGTTGGCTTGAACATGAAGCTGGAGTGGTAA
- a CDS encoding nucleoside hydrolase gives MPQKIILDTDPGIDDAMAILFAEAHPAIDLIGITTVYGNATIDNGMRNALYLKEQFQLNADVAKGTDKPLIRPPVGATVVVHGETGFGDCHASEPQHATADPRPAYQYIIDTLKANPGEITLVAVGPLTNLALALEAAPEITSLVKEVVIMGGAFGENGHRGNVTPYAEANIHDDPHAADKVLTADWPVVVIGLDVTQESMFSSAYLDALKAEAGHVGEFIWDVSRYYLRFYAQKLGMDGCHVHDPSAIAYVIDPALFTLRKGPVRVVTDGPAEGMTLQKYDGRRYQTDDWQDNRSQRVGVQVNSDALLALYREAIINYGQGTSGR, from the coding sequence TACCGATCCGGGCATCGATGATGCAATGGCGATCCTGTTTGCCGAAGCACACCCGGCCATTGACCTGATCGGCATCACCACCGTCTACGGCAACGCAACCATCGACAACGGCATGCGCAATGCCCTGTATCTGAAAGAGCAATTTCAGCTCAACGCCGACGTCGCCAAAGGCACTGACAAACCCTTGATTCGTCCACCTGTCGGCGCAACCGTCGTGGTTCACGGCGAAACCGGATTCGGCGATTGCCATGCCAGCGAGCCACAGCACGCCACAGCCGATCCCCGCCCGGCGTATCAGTACATCATTGACACCCTCAAAGCCAACCCGGGTGAAATCACCCTGGTTGCCGTCGGCCCGCTCACCAATCTGGCACTGGCACTGGAAGCCGCCCCTGAAATTACCTCGCTAGTGAAAGAAGTGGTGATTATGGGCGGTGCATTCGGCGAAAACGGCCATCGCGGCAACGTCACCCCATACGCTGAAGCCAATATCCATGACGATCCCCATGCGGCAGACAAAGTGCTGACCGCCGACTGGCCGGTGGTGGTGATTGGTCTGGATGTCACTCAAGAGAGCATGTTCTCCTCGGCATACCTGGATGCGCTGAAAGCCGAAGCGGGTCATGTTGGCGAATTTATCTGGGATGTCAGCCGCTACTACCTGCGGTTTTATGCCCAGAAACTCGGAATGGACGGCTGTCATGTTCACGATCCATCCGCCATTGCCTATGTCATCGACCCGGCGCTGTTTACCCTGCGCAAAGGACCGGTCCGGGTCGTCACCGACGGCCCTGCCGAAGGCATGACGCTGCAAAAATATGATGGCCGCCGCTATCAAACAGACGACTGGCAGGACAACCGCAGCCAACGCGTCGGCGTTCAGGTCAACAGCGACGCGCTGCTGGCGCTGTATCGCGAGGCCATCATCAACTATGGTCAGGGAACGTCCGGCAGGTAA
- a CDS encoding helix-turn-helix transcriptional regulator encodes MNSVYSKSRSTHFQIRTYCTKGKTTNSALRPTSLSQSMSGCLGCQIHTLSGYGGCISNEPHKDEQHHCLRLLTVLRGERLLWHNGSEHPTHIGKGKSVLIFSANTFNDVFISEEESFIEIADIRFDCQYLSPIYQQMKEQAEMGENYPFTENQPIIFDTSFEIQHFIRQLSTEAERKMSDVTDRLYNASQAYLCLSKLLGQLEAFKSHKKAEECPCLSSRTLNKIRKAHTLIESDPGRNWSIGALCQEVGTNETSFKRGFKLLFNTTFSKLLQQARMDIAASELKSTDRPIIDIVYKVGYSSPSHFTKLFKQHFGQNPLQYRKSHQSA; translated from the coding sequence ATGAACAGCGTTTACTCAAAATCTCGATCCACTCACTTCCAAATAAGGACGTATTGTACGAAAGGCAAAACGACGAATTCAGCGCTTCGCCCCACTTCACTCAGCCAATCCATGAGTGGCTGCCTAGGTTGCCAAATACACACTCTTTCAGGGTACGGTGGATGTATTTCAAATGAACCTCATAAAGATGAACAGCACCATTGCCTGAGACTCCTCACAGTACTTCGAGGCGAACGCCTTCTCTGGCACAATGGCTCCGAGCACCCAACGCATATAGGAAAAGGAAAAAGTGTCCTTATTTTCTCAGCCAACACTTTCAATGACGTGTTCATCAGCGAGGAAGAAAGCTTCATCGAGATAGCCGATATTCGATTTGACTGTCAATATTTGAGTCCTATCTATCAGCAAATGAAAGAACAGGCAGAAATGGGAGAAAACTATCCTTTTACTGAAAACCAACCCATAATTTTTGATACAAGCTTTGAAATTCAGCATTTTATCCGACAGTTAAGCACAGAAGCAGAACGAAAGATGTCAGATGTCACAGATCGCCTTTACAACGCATCACAGGCCTATCTGTGCTTATCCAAACTACTCGGTCAACTCGAGGCATTCAAATCACACAAGAAAGCCGAAGAATGCCCTTGCCTTTCGAGCCGAACCTTAAACAAAATCCGGAAAGCGCACACATTGATCGAGTCAGACCCTGGCCGAAACTGGAGTATCGGTGCGTTGTGCCAGGAAGTCGGTACCAATGAAACCAGCTTCAAACGCGGTTTTAAACTGCTATTTAATACAACGTTCTCTAAATTGCTACAGCAAGCCCGTATGGACATTGCAGCCAGCGAGCTCAAATCTACTGATCGCCCGATCATTGATATCGTATACAAAGTCGGATACTCCAGCCCTTCGCACTTTACGAAGTTGTTTAAACAACACTTTGGCCAGAACCCACTTCAGTATCGGAAATCCCATCAAAGCGCCTAA
- a CDS encoding IS3 family transposase (programmed frameshift) has product MSNKRYPEEFKVEAVKQVTEKGHSVADVANRLGTTTHSLYAWIKRYGPDSSQYQAKSDESAEIRRLKKELQRVTEERDIFKKSRGVLRKPVRLRYAFIKANQAVWPVRRMCKVLSIHPSGYYAWLKQPDSRQEKRRKYLLGLIKQFWLESGGVYGYRKIYSDLRDEGECCGINQVHRLMKREGLQSQRGYRKPRPKVGTENVVVANKLAREFNPTAPNQSWVTDITYIKTHEGWLYLAVVVDLFSRRVIGWSMKSRITKELVLDALLMAIWRRSPSEKVLVHSDQGSQYTSHDWDKFLKQHGLESSMSRRGNCHDNAVAESFFQLLKRERVKRKIYSTREEARMDIFEYVEIFYNVKRRHGSNNQLSPVEYEKRYEERLISVY; this is encoded by the exons ATGAGCAACAAGCGATACCCAGAAGAATTCAAAGTTGAAGCCGTCAAACAGGTTACTGAAAAAGGCCATAGTGTAGCCGATGTGGCAAATCGTTTAGGGACTACCACGCATAGCCTTTATGCTTGGATTAAACGCTACGGCCCAGATTCCTCCCAATATCAAGCCAAGTCCGATGAAAGTGCCGAAATTCGTCGACTCAAAAAGGAGCTGCAAAGAGTCACCGAAGAAAGGGACATAT TTAAAAAAAGCCGCGGTGTACTTCGCAAGCCAGTCCGACTGAGGTACGCCTTTATCAAAGCCAATCAGGCTGTTTGGCCTGTTCGACGTATGTGTAAAGTCCTTAGCATCCACCCAAGTGGTTATTATGCTTGGCTTAAGCAACCCGACAGCAGACAGGAGAAACGGCGTAAATACCTTCTCGGACTCATCAAGCAGTTCTGGCTGGAATCTGGCGGCGTTTATGGCTATCGAAAAATATACAGTGATTTACGTGATGAAGGTGAATGTTGCGGTATCAACCAAGTTCACCGCTTGATGAAACGAGAAGGCTTACAGTCGCAAAGAGGATATCGAAAACCCAGGCCCAAAGTGGGCACAGAGAATGTCGTTGTTGCGAATAAGTTGGCCAGGGAGTTCAACCCGACTGCTCCAAATCAGTCTTGGGTGACCGATATCACGTATATAAAAACTCACGAAGGTTGGCTATACCTCGCAGTCGTCGTTGACCTGTTCTCTCGGAGAGTGATTGGTTGGTCGATGAAAAGCAGAATAACGAAAGAGCTGGTATTGGACGCGCTTCTGATGGCGATATGGCGACGCTCACCGTCAGAGAAGGTACTCGTGCATTCCGATCAAGGAAGCCAGTATACAAGTCATGACTGGGATAAATTTTTAAAGCAGCACGGTCTGGAATCAAGCATGAGCCGTCGGGGTAACTGCCATGACAATGCGGTAGCTGAAAGTTTTTTCCAGTTACTGAAAAGAGAAAGAGTGAAGCGAAAGATCTATTCCACTCGGGAAGAAGCGCGGATGGATATCTTCGAATATGTCGAGATATTCTACAACGTCAAACGCAGACACGGTTCCAATAATCAGTTGTCACCAGTAGAGTATGAAAAGCGGTATGAAGAAAGGTTAATTAGTGTCTACTGA
- a CDS encoding MFS transporter, protein MNTAQTTLGLKPLLAVLAGVYTIQSLVGMFTLQGLPAVLRSEGISTSQIGLFYLAMLPWALKFLWAPYVEAMRKRRGLLSHGKLIGFAQLGVVVILTGMALTSAIQLPALLFISVFALALFSTVADISTDGLAVDRLPQRSRHLGNSMQVGGAYIGALFGGGLFIYMMGVYQWQTALYVLMTLIVAMSLPTIALFRKEVPSPQLQIETCHPSLRRAWNSSSVRLGLLMVVVCQIGTRGVQSMMIPYLFDQGLQLTDLGILAAGGGAITGLIGVLVSAILMKHFSARTMLLTCLSLEALVFACFFLDTLELIISAFHLPILYVLSSAVAAAKFVALYTLMMEWAYGKQAGVDFTLFQSTDMAVAILMALASGIVIANLGYGAHYGIAVIATVIAFGLGFLRLSIPRSSPQPQAT, encoded by the coding sequence ATGAACACCGCTCAAACGACGCTGGGCCTCAAACCACTATTGGCGGTTCTTGCTGGCGTATACACCATACAAAGCCTCGTTGGGATGTTTACACTGCAAGGGCTACCTGCCGTGTTGCGCTCTGAGGGTATCTCAACCTCTCAAATCGGCTTGTTTTATTTAGCGATGCTACCATGGGCGTTGAAATTCTTATGGGCACCCTATGTGGAAGCAATGCGAAAGCGCCGCGGACTGTTGAGCCATGGGAAACTGATTGGTTTTGCCCAATTAGGCGTTGTTGTCATCCTCACTGGAATGGCTTTAACTTCAGCGATACAGCTCCCTGCCCTGTTGTTTATCAGCGTGTTTGCTCTGGCTTTATTCTCTACTGTTGCAGATATCAGTACGGATGGCTTAGCGGTCGATCGATTGCCGCAAAGAAGTCGTCATTTAGGCAACTCAATGCAAGTCGGAGGCGCTTACATCGGTGCTCTATTTGGTGGTGGACTTTTCATCTATATGATGGGGGTCTACCAATGGCAAACGGCGCTGTATGTTCTGATGACACTCATTGTTGCGATGTCACTACCAACAATTGCATTGTTTCGTAAAGAGGTGCCTTCACCACAACTTCAAATCGAAACGTGCCACCCTTCATTGCGCAGAGCCTGGAACAGTTCCAGCGTTCGTTTGGGGTTACTCATGGTAGTAGTATGCCAAATAGGGACACGAGGCGTGCAATCAATGATGATACCTTACCTGTTTGATCAAGGTCTTCAATTGACCGATCTAGGTATACTTGCCGCAGGAGGTGGCGCCATCACTGGACTGATCGGGGTGCTAGTCAGTGCCATATTAATGAAACACTTTTCTGCTCGTACCATGCTGCTGACCTGTTTAAGTTTAGAAGCCTTGGTCTTTGCCTGCTTCTTCCTCGATACGCTAGAGCTCATCATAAGCGCATTCCATTTACCGATCCTCTACGTGCTCAGTTCAGCAGTAGCCGCCGCGAAGTTTGTTGCCCTTTATACCCTGATGATGGAATGGGCATACGGCAAGCAAGCTGGTGTTGACTTCACCCTCTTCCAGTCCACAGACATGGCGGTTGCCATTCTGATGGCACTGGCAAGTGGCATTGTCATCGCCAACTTAGGTTATGGTGCCCACTATGGCATTGCGGTTATTGCAACTGTCATTGCTTTTGGGCTTGGTTTTCTTCGCCTCTCTATACCAAGGTCATCACCTCAACCTCAAGCTACCTAA
- a CDS encoding helix-turn-helix transcriptional regulator encodes MAYYRLPFHLDLIEESIQTNGNIVFKHPRCKFSLRCNKLNDEIVLSQFHGHFCAPTQLDTPDTAEYDSVTIMLNLGNAVYYHIHSLSEPRILPSNTIALCYSDARTGLCRYQPQATQMFALQIPRQVILEYLDVMQIGQKTQRQLKNREPFIIIKPATAQFLRFSVRLSMAIDQCDSIHRHLSYSFMSDATRYLIEDNAYPQQVDNSNSLGKAIDILDKEFITPPTITQLAHRIGTNENSLKQWFRKELNTTIHQYIVQQRMAKAAELLNFSTLNISHIAQEVGYANHGHFSAAFKREFGCPPSAYLSLRKESPNRMTLPNQ; translated from the coding sequence ATGGCTTACTATCGACTTCCCTTTCATTTAGATCTCATAGAAGAGTCCATCCAAACGAACGGTAACATTGTCTTCAAACATCCACGATGTAAATTTTCACTGCGATGCAACAAATTGAACGACGAAATCGTACTGAGCCAGTTCCATGGACATTTTTGCGCCCCGACTCAGTTGGACACCCCAGACACAGCCGAATACGATTCTGTGACAATCATGCTCAACCTCGGCAACGCGGTTTACTATCACATTCACAGCTTGTCAGAACCGCGAATTTTACCAAGCAACACGATCGCATTGTGCTATTCAGATGCTCGGACCGGGCTGTGTCGATATCAGCCACAAGCGACTCAAATGTTTGCACTGCAAATCCCGAGACAAGTTATACTCGAATACCTCGATGTTATGCAAATTGGCCAGAAGACACAACGACAGCTAAAAAACCGCGAACCCTTTATCATCATAAAACCTGCCACGGCTCAATTCCTTCGTTTTTCAGTCCGGTTATCTATGGCCATCGACCAGTGTGACAGCATCCATCGCCACTTGTCTTACAGCTTTATGAGTGATGCCACTCGCTATTTAATTGAAGACAATGCCTATCCTCAGCAAGTTGATAACAGTAATAGTCTGGGAAAAGCAATTGACATTCTAGATAAAGAGTTTATTACCCCCCCGACTATCACTCAACTAGCACATCGTATTGGCACCAATGAAAACTCATTAAAACAATGGTTTAGGAAAGAACTCAACACCACAATCCATCAATATATCGTTCAACAACGAATGGCAAAAGCAGCAGAACTACTCAATTTCAGTACATTGAACATTTCCCATATCGCGCAAGAAGTAGGCTACGCAAATCATGGTCACTTTTCCGCTGCATTTAAGCGTGAATTTGGCTGCCCGCCGTCAGCCTATCTTTCATTACGCAAAGAGTCGCCTAATCGCATGACTTTACCGAACCAATAG
- a CDS encoding DsbA family oxidoreductase, whose amino-acid sequence MAEQLRLDIISDVVCPWCIIGFKRLEQAITELGAQDKVTITWQPFQLNPDIPPEGENLREHLAKKYGTSVADSVHARDQLTQLGAELGFAFDYFDEMKTVNTRDAHILLDYAKAFDKQTELAMRLFTAFFGERKDISDRTVLAKELEAVGLDPQPAMAQLDDKATIADIEATLHDWPRYGVTAVPTVVFNQTDALTGAQPVAMYKQLLQEFLSAD is encoded by the coding sequence ATGGCGGAACAATTACGGTTAGATATCATTTCGGATGTGGTGTGTCCCTGGTGCATCATTGGCTTTAAACGCCTGGAGCAAGCCATTACCGAGTTGGGTGCTCAGGATAAAGTGACCATCACCTGGCAACCTTTCCAGCTCAATCCGGACATTCCGCCGGAAGGCGAAAACCTGCGTGAACACCTGGCGAAGAAATACGGCACCAGCGTGGCCGACAGTGTGCACGCCCGGGACCAGCTGACCCAGTTGGGTGCCGAGCTCGGCTTTGCTTTTGATTATTTTGACGAGATGAAAACCGTCAATACCCGCGATGCCCATATCCTGCTCGACTATGCCAAGGCCTTCGACAAACAGACCGAGCTGGCCATGCGCCTGTTCACCGCTTTCTTCGGCGAACGCAAAGACATTTCCGACCGCACCGTGCTGGCCAAAGAACTCGAAGCCGTCGGCCTGGATCCGCAACCTGCCATGGCGCAGCTTGACGACAAAGCAACCATCGCCGACATCGAAGCCACCCTGCACGACTGGCCGCGCTACGGCGTGACGGCAGTGCCGACCGTGGTGTTCAACCAGACCGACGCCCTGACAGGTGCCCAGCCAGTAGCAATGTATAAGCAGCTGCTGCAAGAGTTTCTGTCAGCAGATTAA